Proteins found in one Phalacrocorax carbo chromosome 14, bPhaCar2.1, whole genome shotgun sequence genomic segment:
- the CEBPB gene encoding CCAAT/enhancer-binding protein beta: protein MQRLVAWDAACLPLQPPAFKSMEVANFYYEADCLAALNKLHPRAAGGRSMTELTVGDHERAIDFSPYLDPLASQPPAQPPPPAAAAAAGGNFEPPCGSGGGQDFLSDLFAEDYKGSGGSKKPDYTYISLARHGHPCASQSHKPGGLPGCFPPQIVETKVEPVFETLDSCKGPRKEEGGAGPGPGGMSSPYGSTVRSYLGYQSVPSGSSGNLSTSSSSSPPGTPNPSEPSKSAAAGGGYSAPAAGKNKPKKCVDKHSDEYKLRRERNNIAVRKSRDKAKMRNLETQHKVLELTAENERLQKKVEQLSRELSTLRNLFKQLPEPLLASSPRC from the coding sequence ATGCAACGCCTGGTGGCCTGGGACGCAGCATGCCTCCCCCTCCAGCCGCCCGCCTTTAAATCCATGGAAGTGGCTAATTTCTATTACGAGGCGGACTGTCTGGCTGCTCTCAACAAGCTGCACCCGCGGGCGGCCGGGGGCCGCTCCATGACCGAGCTCACCGTAGGGGACCACGAGAGAGCCATCGACTTCAGCCCCTACCTGGACCCGCTGGCATCGCAGCCGCCGGCgcagccgccgcctcccgcagcagcagcagcagcagggggcAACTTTGAGCCTCCctgcggcagcggcggcggccaAGATTTCCTTTCCGATCTCTTCGCCGAGGACTATAAAGGCAGCGGCGGGAGCAAGAAGCCCGACTACACCTACATCAGCCTCGCCCGGCACGGCCACCCCTGCGCCAGCCAGAGCCACAAGccgggggggctgccgggctgcTTCCCGCCCCAGATCGTGGAGACCAAAGTGGAGCCGGTCTTCGAGACCCTGGACTCTTGCAAAGGGCCCCGTAAGGAAGAGGGGGGAGCCGGGCCGGGACCGGGGGGCATGTCCTCGCCCTACGGCAGCACCGTGCGCTCCTACCTGGGTTACCAGTCGGTGCCGAGCGGCAGCAGCGGGAACCTGTCCACCTCgtcctcctccagcccccccggcacccccaacCCCTCCGAGCCCTCCAAGtcggccgccgccggcgggggctACTCCGCCCCCGCGGCGGGCAAGAACAAGCCCAAGAAGTGCGTGGACAAGCACAGCGACGAGTACAAGCTCCGCCGGGAGAGGAACAACATCGCGGTGCGCAAGAGCCGCGACAAAGCCAAGATGCGCAACCTGGAGACGCAGCACAAAGTGTTGGAACTGACGGCCGAGAACGAGCGGCTGCAGAAGAAGGTGGAGCAGCTCTCCCGGGAGCTGAGCACCCTCAGGAACTTGTTCAAACAGCTGCCCGAGCCCCTGCTCGCCTCCTCGCCTCGCTGCTGA